From a single Candidatus Defluviilinea gracilis genomic region:
- a CDS encoding DUF952 domain-containing protein: MIYHLTFRKNWRYALATGPYTAKSLDKEGFIHCSTQSQLVPVAMDFFPARRKLTILVIDETKLKPEVKWEKPSGGPPPGVPASDKFPHVYGPINHEAVLKTLDMERNADDVFVPPGNL; encoded by the coding sequence ATGATCTACCACCTCACCTTTCGCAAAAACTGGAGATACGCGCTGGCAACGGGACCCTACACAGCCAAGAGCCTCGACAAAGAGGGCTTCATCCACTGCTCGACCCAATCGCAACTTGTTCCGGTGGCGATGGATTTTTTCCCGGCTCGCCGTAAATTGACGATCCTCGTGATCGACGAAACAAAACTCAAACCAGAAGTGAAATGGGAAAAGCCTTCCGGCGGTCCGCCTCCGGGCGTTCCCGCCAGCGACAAGTTCCCGCACGTGTACGGTCCCATCAACCACGAAGCCGTCCTCAAAACACTGGACATGGAACGCAACGCGGACGATGTCTTCGTCCCGCCGGGTAATCTCTAA
- a CDS encoding (d)CMP kinase: MIPNIIAIDGPAASGKSTLGLRLAHALGYLFFDTGVMYRAVTWLALNRGMNINEENAVATLAEKIPIDVAPASTSDGRACDVLVEGRDITWETRAKEVEAHVSVVAAYPGVRRALSAQQRRIGLRGKIVMVGRDIGTVVLPEADLKIYLDATAQQRATRRYHEILLRGGAAEYEEILAKVIERDRIDSTRDVAPLRAAEDAVTIDSDSMDADEVFEKVLALCK; the protein is encoded by the coding sequence ATGATCCCCAACATCATCGCCATAGACGGGCCCGCCGCCTCCGGTAAATCGACTCTCGGGTTGCGGCTCGCTCACGCGCTCGGATATTTATTCTTCGACACCGGCGTAATGTATCGCGCCGTCACGTGGCTCGCGCTGAATCGAGGAATGAATATTAACGAAGAGAATGCGGTCGCCACCCTGGCGGAAAAAATTCCCATCGATGTGGCGCCAGCCTCCACGTCGGATGGACGCGCGTGCGATGTTCTCGTGGAAGGAAGAGACATCACATGGGAAACTCGCGCGAAAGAGGTGGAGGCGCATGTGTCGGTCGTTGCCGCATACCCCGGCGTGCGGCGCGCGCTCTCCGCGCAACAACGGCGCATCGGCTTGCGCGGAAAGATCGTCATGGTAGGGCGCGATATCGGCACGGTGGTCCTGCCCGAAGCGGATTTGAAGATCTATCTCGATGCCACCGCCCAGCAACGCGCCACCAGGCGATATCATGAAATTCTCTTGCGCGGCGGCGCGGCGGAGTACGAAGAAATTCTCGCAAAGGTGATCGAGCGCGATCGCATCGACTCCACGCGTGATGTCGCCCCGCTGAGAGCCGCCGAGGATGCCGTAACCATCGATTCGGATTCGATGGACGCGGACGAAGTGTTTGAAAAAGTATTGGCATTGTGCAAGTGA
- a CDS encoding 1-acyl-sn-glycerol-3-phosphate acyltransferase has protein sequence MQEQSAQPPKPVTEVWKPDLIVLPRLTPARKLFRHTYRLLMKLLTFLFLRPTIKGLENFPKKGPAMVVFNHSGDVDAVLLVAVIPQLMEGIVKIENRDDHWLVGPLFRAYGYIWIHRGKPDRKALRVALEGFEEGRIIALSPEGRQTLTGGLEEGTDGATFLALKSGAPIVPVAMTGTQNANTYANMKQWKRTPVTLTVGKPFHLEEQPNHQDTIREGTRRIMEELARLLPKEYRGKYDYIS, from the coding sequence ATGCAGGAACAATCCGCTCAACCGCCCAAACCCGTAACCGAAGTCTGGAAGCCCGACCTGATCGTCCTGCCGCGTCTCACACCGGCGCGGAAGCTATTTCGTCATACCTATCGGCTTCTGATGAAATTGCTCACCTTTCTTTTCCTTCGTCCCACCATCAAAGGGTTGGAGAACTTCCCCAAAAAAGGACCCGCCATGGTGGTCTTCAATCACTCCGGGGATGTGGACGCGGTCCTGCTCGTTGCCGTCATACCGCAGTTGATGGAGGGAATCGTAAAGATCGAAAACCGCGACGATCACTGGCTCGTCGGACCGTTATTCCGGGCCTATGGCTATATCTGGATTCATCGCGGCAAGCCCGACCGCAAGGCTCTGCGGGTTGCATTGGAAGGGTTTGAAGAAGGGCGGATCATCGCGCTCTCACCGGAAGGGCGCCAAACCCTGACCGGCGGGTTGGAAGAAGGCACCGACGGCGCAACCTTCCTCGCGCTCAAATCGGGGGCGCCGATCGTCCCGGTCGCCATGACCGGCACCCAAAATGCAAATACGTACGCGAACATGAAACAATGGAAGCGCACCCCAGTCACGCTCACGGTGGGCAAACCGTTCCACCTGGAGGAGCAGCCCAACCATCAGGATACGATCCGCGAGGGCACGCGCCGCATCATGGAAGAACTCGCGCGCCTGCTCCCGAAAGAATACCGGGGAAAATACGACTACATCTCTTAA
- a CDS encoding 1-acyl-sn-glycerol-3-phosphate acyltransferase, translating into MENQTHVPPKPVTEVWKPEMVSLPRLTLARRVYRFLFGYLVRAFAYSIMSITYTGRENKPKKGPAIIVFNHLGDADAVLNLASFPYNDEVIGKIENSYDHWLVGPALRTYGVIWIHRGQPDRRALRAALDALAEGRIIAIAPEGRQTLTGGLEPGTDGAAFLALKSGAPLIPLALTGTENNNVYGHMKRWRRAKVTWTMGKPFHLNIDSDRRESIHAGTRQIMEEIARLLPKEYRGVYDYVQDP; encoded by the coding sequence ATGGAGAATCAAACCCACGTTCCCCCAAAACCAGTGACAGAAGTGTGGAAGCCGGAAATGGTTTCCCTCCCGCGCCTTACTCTTGCGCGGCGCGTCTATCGTTTCCTCTTTGGCTATCTGGTGAGGGCATTCGCCTATTCCATCATGAGTATTACCTATACTGGGCGCGAGAACAAACCCAAAAAAGGACCTGCCATCATCGTCTTCAACCACCTCGGCGACGCGGATGCGGTGCTCAACCTCGCCTCCTTCCCATACAACGACGAGGTCATTGGGAAGATCGAGAACAGTTACGACCACTGGCTGGTAGGACCCGCGCTTCGCACCTACGGGGTGATCTGGATCCACCGTGGACAGCCCGACCGCCGCGCCCTGCGAGCCGCCCTCGACGCGCTCGCTGAGGGACGCATCATTGCCATCGCACCGGAAGGGCGGCAAACGCTCACCGGCGGGCTTGAACCCGGCACCGATGGCGCGGCATTCCTCGCCCTCAAATCGGGCGCGCCGTTGATTCCGCTGGCGTTGACCGGCACCGAAAACAACAATGTGTATGGGCACATGAAACGTTGGCGCCGCGCGAAAGTCACATGGACGATGGGCAAACCCTTCCACTTGAACATCGATTCAGACCGCCGCGAATCCATCCATGCCGGAACGCGGCAGATCATGGAAGAGATCGCGCGCCTGCTTCCGAAAGAATATCGCGGGGTGTACGA